The Sandaracinobacteroides saxicola nucleotide sequence CCAGCCGTCGCGCGATATCCTTCCAGCCACGCAACCGCACCAGCTCGCCAGTCGCACGAACAGGGATGGGATCGCCGGTCATCGCCGCAGCTTAGCCGCCAGGACGGTGTTTTCCAGCCGCCTCTCCCACCAATCTTCGTGGTTAATGCCCTTTCCTGCCCCGATCCGCCCCGACACACCTTGCAGCCCCGTGGGCAAGGGCATGGTCCAATGCGCCGCAGACGATTTGCCGTCGCAACAGGAGGAAATGTCATGTTCAAAGTTCTCGCCGCAACCGTCGGTCTTGCCTTCGCCGCCACGTCAGCCCTCGCCGACGTCTGCTCACCGGATGTCACCATCAGCTACAATATCACCTCGCTCGACTATCCTGTCGACAATGTCATCCACTTCAACATCAGCCCTTGCGGCGCCGGGCGGGGCGGCACGCTGTCCTTCGGTACCGGCAGCACCGGCTTCGGCCTGTGGTATGGCGAGCCCCAGACCAACCTGTTCCTGATGGGCACGGCGCAGGACCTGCCGGGCGACCCCGAAGGCCAGAAGCATATCGTGATCTTCGGCAGCACAGGCTGGGCGGCATCGGCGCAGGACATTGCCTTCGGCACCCTGTTCCCGACGTTCCTTGAAGGACAGCTGATCGCCGCGCTGGAAGACGCCGCCACCGGCAATGGCAGCGAGGCCAGCTATCAACTGATCGACGATTTCTGGTTCAACGCGGCCCTGCCGGGCGGCGTCACGTTCGGCCCCAACGACCGCTTCACCGCAGTTGCCTTTTCCCAGGGCCAGGTCATCGGGCAGGGGTTCGCCGTGCAGACACCGGTCAGCGCCATCCCAGAGCCCGCCACCTGGGCGATGCTGATCGCTGGCTTCGGCATGGTCGGGGTCGCTGCACGCCGAAGGTTCCCTGCAGCGCAAAGATAAATGCTCTGCGCGCCGCCGCAGCGGCATCGCCGTGACAGCATGATCCCAAGAAAAAGGGCCGGAGTCAGCTGACTCCGGCCCGCATTTTCCGTCATGTGCGCCTCAGGCGACGGCAACTTTCACGCCCGGCCCCATCGAGGAGCTGAGCGCCACCTTCTGCACATATTTGCCCTTGGCGCCGGTCGGCTTCGCCTTGACGATGGCGTCGTGGAAGGCGTCGAAATTGGCCTTCAGATCGTCGTTGGAGAAGCTGGCCTTGCCAAGGCCAGCATGGATGATCCCGGCCTTTTCGACACGGAACTCCACTTGGCCGCCCTTGGCGGCCTTCACCGCCTCGGTCACGTTCATCGTCACGGTGCCCAGCTTGGGGTTGGGCATCAGCCCCTTCGGCCCCAGGATCTTGGCGACACGCCCCACCAGACCCATCATGTCCGGCGTCGCGATGCAGCGGTCGAAGGCGATGGTGCCGCCCTGGATGCTCTCCAGCAGGTCTTCCGCACCGACGACATCGGCACCGGCGGCGCTGGCTTCCTCGGCCTTCGCACCACGGGCGAACACCGCCACGCGCACCGTCTTGCCGGTCCCCTTCGGCAGGGTCACCATTCCGCGCACCATCTGGTCGGCATGGCGCGGATCGACGCCCAGGTTGATCGCCACTTCGATGGTCTCATCGAACTTGGCGCTGGCATTCGCCTTCACCAGCGCGATGGCCTCATCGAGCGAATAGAGCTTCTCGCGGTCGACAGTCCCGGCGAGTGCCTTGGCTTTCTTGGTCAGCTTGGCCATCGGATCAGTCCTCCACCACTTCAAGGCCCATGGCGCGCGCCGAGCCTTCGATTGTCTTCATCGCCATGGCGATGTCGTTCGCATTCAGATCGGCCATCTTCGCTTCGGCAATCGCCTGGATCTGGCTCTTCTTGATCTTGGCAACCGGCGCGCCCTTGCCCGGGTTCGTGGAACCCGACTTCAGCCCGGCAGCCTGCTTCAGCAGATAGGACGCCGGCGGCGTCTTGGTGATGAAGGTGAAGCTGCGATCCGCATAGACGGTGATGACAGTGGGGATGGGCATCCCCTTTTCCATTTCCGCCGTCTTGGCGTTGAACGCCTTGCAGAATTCCATGATGTTGACGCCGCGCTGGCCAAGCGCCGGCCCGATCGGCGGGCTGGGGGTCGCGCTGCCGGCTTTCACCTGCAGCTTGATATAGCCTGTAATCTTCTTTGCCATCGTTCACTCCATTTCCGGGGCGTGGGGCTTGCCACCCTGTCCCCGCCGTTTGCAGCCGTGTGGTCCAGACGGCGTCCGGGTTGCCCCGTTCACCTCCCACGAATGTCACGCGCCTGACTGCTTCGCGCGTGTCTATTTGGTCTTTTCGACCTGTTCGAAATCCAGTTCGACCGGCGTGGCACGGCCGAAGATCGACACCGCCACCTTCACCCGGCCGCGCTCATAATCGATCTCCTCGACCAGCCCGGTGAACGACGCGAACGGGCCGTCCAGCACCTTCACGCTGTCGCCGATCTCGAAGCTCACCTTCTTGCGCGCCTTGGGCGCCGCCACCTCGGCCTCGACCTTGGTCGAGAGGATGCGGGCCGCCTCGGCTTCCGAAATCGGCTGCGGCTTGCCGGACGATCCCAGGAAACCCGTCACCTTCGGCGTGTTCTTCACCAGGTGATAGACATCGTCGTTCATGTCCAGCTTGGCCAGAACATAACCAGGGAAGAATTTGCGATCGCTGACATATTTCTTGCCGCGGCGAACCTCGGTGACTTTCTCGGTCGGCACCTCGATCGATTCCACCAGCCGGTCGAGCCCCATGCGGGTTGCTTCCGCCATGATGCTGTCGCGCACCTTGTTCTCGAACCCGCTATAGGCGTGAATAATGTACCAGCGCGCCACTTATGCCCCCAAAGACAGCAGGAATTTGACCGAACGACCCAGCACCTGATCCACCCCCAGGAAGAAGATCGACAGGATCGTGGTCATGATCAGCACCAGGATGGTGGTCTGGATCACCTCCTTGCGCGAAGGCCAGCTGACCTTCGACGTCTCGGCCCGCACCTGACGGACGAATTCTCCCGGACTGACGCGTGCCACCTGACCAACTCCATCCACAGCATCAGCTGCATTTTCACCAAGACTTCAAGCCGGCGCAGCCACCCCAATTTGGGCGGCCAGGCCGGCCTCTAACCTGTTCCCGTCACCCGCCTGCAATGGCAGGAGTGGAGGGACTCGAACCCCCGGCCCTCGGTTTTGGAGACCGATGCTCTACCAACTGAGCTACACTCCTAGGTCGGGAAGGGCGCAATAGGCGCCCGTCCGCCGAGGCGCAAGGTGAAAATTGCGCAGCGATTTTCACCTTGCGCCGAGAGACGGTCCCGACCCGGCCGGCGGGCGAAAGAGCTGGTGAAACCGGGCCTTTCGACCCGTCCGACGAGCAGGCTTTGCCCGCAACCCTTGTCCTTGTTTTTGTTTTCTTCCCGGACTCGGCGGCTTTGCCGACGGCCGGGTGATGGCGGCCGTCGGCAAAGCCGCCGAGTCCGCCGGAGCAGAAGGCAAAAAAAGCCGCGGGCAAAGCCCGCGCGTCGGACACGTCGGGCGTGCAAGCCCGCCCGCGTGCCGGCCGGGCCTGCGGCGAGTCTGCGAGTTAGCGCCACGCGCTAATCGCAGCCGCCTTCGGCCTGGAGCGGGTGAAGGGAATCGAACCCTCGTATTCAGCTTGGAAGGCTGCTGCTCTACCATTGAGCTACACCCGCATCACCACTGCCATAGCGTGGACAGGCGCAAAGAGGCAACCGTTGACAGCCGCGGCAGGATTCGCCATTGCGCCGCCTCCCGCACGGACGTGTGGACAGGTGGCCGAGCGGTCAATGGCAGCAGACTGTAAATCTGCCGGGTTTTCCCTACGTTGGTTCAAATCCAACCCTGTCCACCACCTTCCCTTCCCCTGTACGATGGTCTAGCCGCGCGCCATGTCCCGCCGCCCTCCCCCCCGCCATGGCACGGCCAACCGCGCCGATCCGTCACGTCCGCGCCTTTATGGCCGCCATGCCGTCTATGCCGCGCTCGACAACCCCGTGCGCAAGCTGCGCAAGCTGCACGGCACGCATGAGGAGCTGGCGAAGATCATCATCCCCCAGGGCCTTGCCGTGCAATATGGCGACCCGCACGACCTCGCCCGCCTGATCCCCGCCGACGCGCCGCATCAGGGCCTGGTGCTCGAAGTCGAACCCTTGGAGAGCGTCTATATCGACGAGGTGCTGGACACGCCTTCGCCGGCACATCCCTTGATCGTGCTCGACCAGGTGACCGATCCGCACAATGTCGGCGCCATCATCCGCTCCGCCGCGGCGTTCGGCGCGCGCGCCCTGATCACACAGGACAGGCACGCGCCGCCTGAATCGGGCGCGCTGGCAAAGGCGGCATCGGGCTGCCTCGAAATCCTGCCCTGGGTCCGCGTCACCAACCTCGCCCGCGCCCTCGACCAGATCGCCGAGGCCGGCTTCTGGCGCATCGGCCTGGCAGGCGAGGCGCGCGAAACCCTCTCCGACGCGCTTGGCATCGGCCCCGTCGCCATCGTCATGGGGGCCGAGGGCGAGGGCCTGCGCCCCAATACGGTGCAACATACCGACACGCTCGCGCGGCTGCCGATTGCGCGGACGGTTGAAAGCCTGAATGTCAGCAACGCGGCAGCGATCGCGCTCTACGCTGCCGCTTCGCGGGGCGGCAGGACAGGCTAAAACCGTGCGTCTTCGAAGACGCGGTTGATATCGCCACCCCACACCCCGTTGAACGCCTCCAGATGCCGGTCGGCCAACGTCAGGCCACTGTCAGCAATTTCGTGCAGGGGCTGAAGGAATCCTGCTTCACTGTCGCCCGAACCGTTCAGCCGCGCGCGGCGGTTCAAACCGGCATCGGCGATCGCCAGCACATCCTTCGCCAGCGCCTGCAACGTGCGGCCATCCGGACTGGCTGCCGCCAGCGCCCGTGCCGGCACTTCGTCCCGCAGCCGCTGCTGTGCCTCGATGGTCCAACCTTTCACCAGATCCCACGCCGCATCCAGGGCCTGCTGATCATAAAGCAGCCCCACCCACAATGCCGGCAATGCGCAGATGCGCGATTGCGGCCCGCTGTCGGCACCGCGCATTTCCAGAAAGCTTTTAAGGCGCACTTCCGGGAAAGCGGTTGACAGATGGTCCTTCCAGTCGCCGATGGTTGGCGTCTCTCCCGGCAGCACTGCCAGCCGCCCCGCCATGAAATCCCGGAAGCTCAGGCCGGCGGCATCAATGTAGCGGCCGTCCCGGAAAACGAAATACATCGGCACATCGAGCATATAGTCGGCATAGCGCGCGTATCCGAACCCCTCCTCAAACACGAAGGGCAACATGCCGGTGCGCGCCGGGTCGGTATCCGTCCAGATATGGCTGCGATAGCTGCGATAGCCGTTCGGCCGCCCTTCCGTGAAGGGCGAATTGGCGAACAGCGCGGTTGCCAGCGGTTGCAGCGCCAGGCTGACACGGAACTTCTTCACCATGTCGGCTTCGCTGGAATAATCGAGGTTGGTCTGCACCGTGCAGGTGCGCAGCATCATATCCAGCCCCAACGCGCCGACGCGCGGCATGTGGCGCAGCATGATGGCATAGCGACCTTTGGGCATGATCGGCAGCGTGTCGCGGGGATCGACGGGATTGAAACCAAGGCCGAGAAAACCCAAACCCAGTCTCTCGCCCACCTCCAGGCATTGCTTCAGATGCCGGCCGGTTTCAGCGCAGGTCAGGTGAAGATTTTCCAAAGGCGCGCCCGACAGTTCGAACTGGCCGGCAGGTTCCAAGCTGATGCCGCCATCGGCACCGGCCAGCGCGATCACTCGGCCGTCCTCCAGCACCGGCGTCCAACCATAGGCGGTGAAGGCCTCCAGCAGGTCGCGGACACCGCCGGGTTCGTCATAGCTCGGGGCGCGACGGTCGCTGAGGCGGAACACGAACTTCTCATGCTCGGTACCGATCCGCCAATCGGCAGCAGGTTTTTCGCCCTTGGCAAATACGCTGATCAGGTCGTCCATCCCGCTGACAGGACGGGCATCGCCTGCGACTTCGATCTTGTTGCTCATGGCACGCCCTTATCCCGGTGCCCCAACCGACGCCAGTGTCATCTGAGTGTCACTCAATCACCATGATGGGACTGCCACAACGCCACCGCCGCCACCGCGGCGGTATCCGCCCGCAGGATGCGCGGACCAAGCCCGATGGCGTGCGCCTGCGGCAGCGCCCGGATGGCTTCGCGTTCTTCTGGTGCAAATCCACCCTCTGGGCCGATCAGAATGGCGGCGGGCGGCGGCAACGTCGACAGCGAAGCGGCCGGAGCGCCGCCGCCTTCATCGGCAAAGATCAGGGCGCGGTCAGCCGGCCAGCCTGCCAGAAGGTTAGCGAGCGGGGTCAATTCCCCGAGCGTCGGCAATGCTGTCCGGCCACATTGCTCGGCCGCCTCGATCATATGGGCACGCAATCGCTCGCCATTGACCCGGGTGACCACGGTTCGCCGCGTCTGCACGGGTACCAGCCGTGCCACGCCCAGCTCGCAGGCTTTTTCGGCCACCCAATCCCAGCGAGGTCCCTTGATCGGCGCGACGCAGAGCCAAAGGTCCGCGGGCATCTCCCGCGCCCGCTCCCGTCCCACGACATCGACCTGCACGACACGCTTTGAGCGAACCGCCACCAGGGCGCGAAACTCGCCGCCGATATCGTCGCACAGCAGCATCTGCGCGCCGACATCGAGCCGCAGCACATTCAGCAGATAATGCGCTTGCGCGCCCTCCAGGACGATCGACGAACCGGCGACCAGCGGCGTCTCGACGAACAGGCGGGGAATCTGGCGCATGAGCGGGTGCTAGCATGGCCGCACGGCGCGGCGTAAGGGGCCGCCATGTCGCTTACCATCGCCATCACCGGGGGCACCGGCTTTGTCGGCAGCCATGTGCTCGATGCGGCGCGGGCGGCGGGGCACGGGCTGCGGGCGCTGACGCGGCGCCCGCAGCCGGCGCGGGACGGCGTGGTCTGGGTTTCGGGACTGGCGGAGCTTTGCGACGGCGTCGATGTGCTCGTGCACATCGCCGGGGTGACCAATGCGCGGACAATGGCCGAGTTCGAGGCGGGCAATGCCGGGCTGACGCGGGCGGTGCTGGCAGCTGCGGCGCGGGCCGGGGTTGAGCTGATCGTGCATGTCTCCTCGCTGGCGGCACGGCGGCCGGACCTGTCGGTCTATGGCGCGTCGAAGGCCGCGGCGGAGGCGGTGGTGAGCGCCGGACCGGCGCGTTGGGCGATGCTGCGTCCGCCCGGTGTCTATGGACCGCGCGATACCGAGATGCTGGCGTTGTTCAAGGCGGCCCGCGTCGGGATCGTGCCCGTGCCGGATGCGCGGGGCAGCCTGATCCATGCGGTCGACCTGGCGCAGGCGCTGCTGCGGCTGGCGGAGGACATGGCAGGGCCTGCGCTGGTGGCGGGCCAAGTCTTCGAGATCGATGATGGCGCGGGCGGCCATCACCACAGGGACATTGCCCGTGCCGCCGGCGCGGCGCAGGGACGGCAGCCGATGGTGGTGACAGTGCCGCACTGGGGCCTGCGGGCAGCGGCGGGCGTGGCGACGGCAGCGGCCCGGCTGCGAGGGCGGTTGCCGACACTGAGTTTCGACCGCGCCGGCTATCTGGCACATGACTGGTGCGCGGATGCGGCGCCGCTGAGAGCGGCGGTGCCGTGGACGCCCCGGTTCGCGTTGCGGGAGGGCATGGCGGACACCGCGCGCTGGTACAGCGAGGCAGGGTGGCTGTGAGCGTCCGCACTTCTGCCGCAATCGGCGGGCAACAGGCGGCATGACCGAGATCCTGCCGCGCCTCTATGAGCTGATCGAGCCGTTCAACAAGAAGGGCATCGCGCTTACGCCTTCGACAAGCTTTGCCGACGATCTGGAGCTGGACAGCCTGACGGTGATGGACCTGGTGGCCAACATCGAGGATGAGTGGGACATCAACATGCCCTTGAACCTGCTGCCGGACCTGGAGACGATCGGCCAGCTGGACGAGGCCGTGGGGCGGTTGAAGGCGTGAGCGGCATGGTGCGCAACCATGTCGACCTGCTGGACAAGTTCGACGGTTATCGGGGTGAACATCAGGCGCTGATCGATGCCGGGTTGAATGACCCGTTCGGCGTGGTGATGGAGCGGGTGCTGGGGCCGACGCGCGCGGTGATCCGCGGGCGGGAGACGATCCTGGTCGGCACCTACAACTATATGGGCATGACGTTCGACCCGGACGTGATCGCCGCCGGGGAAGCCGCGCTGCGCGACTTCGGGGCGGGATCGACGGGCAGCCGGGTGCTGAACGGCACCTTTGCCGGCCACATCGGCGTGGAGGACGCGCTGCGCGATTTCTATGGCATGGCGCATGCGATGGTGTTCTCGACCGGCTACCAGGCCAATCTGGGGATCGTCAGCACGCTTACCGGCAAGGGAGATTATATCGTCCTGGACGCCGACAGCCACGCCAGCATCTATGATGGCTGCAAGCTGGGCAATGCCGAAGTCGTGCGGTTCCGCCACAACAACGCCGATGACCTGGACAAAAGGCTGGGGCGGTTGCCGGCCGGGGCGGGAAAGCTGGTCATCCTGGAGGGCGTCTATTCGATGCTGGGCGATGTCGCGCCGCTGCCCGACCTGGTGGCGGCAGCGCGGCGGCACGGCGCGACGGTGATGGTGGACGAGGCCCATGCCATGGGCTTTTTCGGCGAGCATGGCCGGGGCGTGTATGAGGAACAGGGGGTGGCCGACGACGTCGATTTCGTGGTCGGCACCTTCAGCAAGTCGGTCGGCACGGTCGGCGGCTTCTGCGTTTCCAACCATCCGAAGTTCGAGATTTTGCGGCTGGTGTGCAATCCCTATCGCTTCACCGCCAGCCTGCCGCCGGCGGTGGTGGCGTGCGCGGAGGCGAGCATCCGCAAGCTGATGACCGCACGCGAGAAGCGGGAGCGGCTGTGGGCGAACAGCCGGGCGCTGCATGCCGGGCTGGTCGCGGCCGGGTTCCGGATGGCGACGGAACATTGCGAGAGCGCGATCATCGCCGTGCTGATGCCCGACCAGGAAAGCACCGCCGCGATGTGGAGCCGCCTGCTCGACCTTGGCATCTATTGCAACATGAGCCGGCCACCGGCGACTCCGGCGGGTGTTTACCTGCTGCGCTGTTCACTGAGCGCGGAACACAGCATCGGCGAGGTGGAGACGATCGTTGACAGGTTTGTGACGGCGCGCGCGATGTAATTTTGTTGCCGGACCGAAATCTTGACGAATTTTCAATTTTTGTTTTTCCTGGCGTTGTTTTTGCTACGATAAATTGCCTGATCGTGCTCTTTTCCCGACACGCCGCCCAGCGGCTGTTCTGCGACTGGATGACGATATGTGTCGCTGACGCAATATTTTTACCGCCAGATCAGATCAAGTGGACTTTATTGCCATATTGGTTATCACAGGGTCGGCCATTTTGCAAGTGTTTTCGCATGGCGCGGCTGTTCAGCCCTGCTCCCGCTCCACGATGGCACGCAGGCCGCGCCGGTCGAGAATGGCGATGCTGCCGTATCGCGCGTCGATCAGCCCGGCTTCCTCGAAGGCGCGGATATGTTTGCCCACCGTGTTTCGGCTGAGCGCCGCGGCGCCGGCCAATTGTTCGTGGGTGCACAGGAAGCTGGCCGGCGGATCGACCTTGAACAGCCGGTGCCGCCAGCCGCCCAGGCGCAGGATGGTGGCGGCCACCCGACGCACGCTGCTGCTGATCAGCAGGTCCGAGTGCGCTCCTGCGGTGGTGGTGAAGATCTCGGTCATGCCGATCATCATGCATTGCCACTCCGCCGGATGTTCGGCCAGCCGCGCCAGCAACGCCGGCCGCCGCAACGCGCCGAACAGGGAATCGCCATAGGCCGTCGCCGACCCCATGCGCTTTCCGTTCATCACAGGCGCCTGCCCCCACCAGCTTCCGGGCAGACCGAAATGGCCGATGCCGATATCGGCGGCGCTGATGCCCGACACGAACATCATCTGGCCGGACCCCACGCAGTAAAGCGCGCCTTCAGTGTCGCCGGCATGGGTGATGCCACTGCCCGCGGGATAGCGGCGCCATTCGAGCCGCTCGACCATCCAGAGGCGGAAGGGCGCCGGACAGGCGGCAAGCCAGCCCTGCCGCGAGACGA carries:
- a CDS encoding PEPxxWA-CTERM sorting domain-containing protein, whose amino-acid sequence is MFKVLAATVGLAFAATSALADVCSPDVTISYNITSLDYPVDNVIHFNISPCGAGRGGTLSFGTGSTGFGLWYGEPQTNLFLMGTAQDLPGDPEGQKHIVIFGSTGWAASAQDIAFGTLFPTFLEGQLIAALEDAATGNGSEASYQLIDDFWFNAALPGGVTFGPNDRFTAVAFSQGQVIGQGFAVQTPVSAIPEPATWAMLIAGFGMVGVAARRRFPAAQR
- the rplA gene encoding 50S ribosomal protein L1; this translates as MAKLTKKAKALAGTVDREKLYSLDEAIALVKANASAKFDETIEVAINLGVDPRHADQMVRGMVTLPKGTGKTVRVAVFARGAKAEEASAAGADVVGAEDLLESIQGGTIAFDRCIATPDMMGLVGRVAKILGPKGLMPNPKLGTVTMNVTEAVKAAKGGQVEFRVEKAGIIHAGLGKASFSNDDLKANFDAFHDAIVKAKPTGAKGKYVQKVALSSSMGPGVKVAVA
- the rplK gene encoding 50S ribosomal protein L11 is translated as MAKKITGYIKLQVKAGSATPSPPIGPALGQRGVNIMEFCKAFNAKTAEMEKGMPIPTVITVYADRSFTFITKTPPASYLLKQAAGLKSGSTNPGKGAPVAKIKKSQIQAIAEAKMADLNANDIAMAMKTIEGSARAMGLEVVED
- the nusG gene encoding transcription termination/antitermination protein NusG, coding for MARWYIIHAYSGFENKVRDSIMAEATRMGLDRLVESIEVPTEKVTEVRRGKKYVSDRKFFPGYVLAKLDMNDDVYHLVKNTPKVTGFLGSSGKPQPISEAEAARILSTKVEAEVAAPKARKKVSFEIGDSVKVLDGPFASFTGLVEEIDYERGRVKVAVSIFGRATPVELDFEQVEKTK
- the secE gene encoding preprotein translocase subunit SecE — translated: MARVSPGEFVRQVRAETSKVSWPSRKEVIQTTILVLIMTTILSIFFLGVDQVLGRSVKFLLSLGA
- the rlmB gene encoding 23S rRNA (guanosine(2251)-2'-O)-methyltransferase RlmB, with translation MSRRPPPRHGTANRADPSRPRLYGRHAVYAALDNPVRKLRKLHGTHEELAKIIIPQGLAVQYGDPHDLARLIPADAPHQGLVLEVEPLESVYIDEVLDTPSPAHPLIVLDQVTDPHNVGAIIRSAAAFGARALITQDRHAPPESGALAKAASGCLEILPWVRVTNLARALDQIAEAGFWRIGLAGEARETLSDALGIGPVAIVMGAEGEGLRPNTVQHTDTLARLPIARTVESLNVSNAAAIALYAAASRGGRTG
- a CDS encoding glutamate--cysteine ligase, which codes for MSNKIEVAGDARPVSGMDDLISVFAKGEKPAADWRIGTEHEKFVFRLSDRRAPSYDEPGGVRDLLEAFTAYGWTPVLEDGRVIALAGADGGISLEPAGQFELSGAPLENLHLTCAETGRHLKQCLEVGERLGLGFLGLGFNPVDPRDTLPIMPKGRYAIMLRHMPRVGALGLDMMLRTCTVQTNLDYSSEADMVKKFRVSLALQPLATALFANSPFTEGRPNGYRSYRSHIWTDTDPARTGMLPFVFEEGFGYARYADYMLDVPMYFVFRDGRYIDAAGLSFRDFMAGRLAVLPGETPTIGDWKDHLSTAFPEVRLKSFLEMRGADSGPQSRICALPALWVGLLYDQQALDAAWDLVKGWTIEAQQRLRDEVPARALAAASPDGRTLQALAKDVLAIADAGLNRRARLNGSGDSEAGFLQPLHEIADSGLTLADRHLEAFNGVWGGDINRVFEDARF
- a CDS encoding 16S rRNA (uracil(1498)-N(3))-methyltransferase, which translates into the protein MRQIPRLFVETPLVAGSSIVLEGAQAHYLLNVLRLDVGAQMLLCDDIGGEFRALVAVRSKRVVQVDVVGRERAREMPADLWLCVAPIKGPRWDWVAEKACELGVARLVPVQTRRTVVTRVNGERLRAHMIEAAEQCGRTALPTLGELTPLANLLAGWPADRALIFADEGGGAPAASLSTLPPPAAILIGPEGGFAPEEREAIRALPQAHAIGLGPRILRADTAAVAAVALWQSHHGD
- a CDS encoding NAD-dependent epimerase/dehydratase family protein, translated to MSLTIAITGGTGFVGSHVLDAARAAGHGLRALTRRPQPARDGVVWVSGLAELCDGVDVLVHIAGVTNARTMAEFEAGNAGLTRAVLAAAARAGVELIVHVSSLAARRPDLSVYGASKAAAEAVVSAGPARWAMLRPPGVYGPRDTEMLALFKAARVGIVPVPDARGSLIHAVDLAQALLRLAEDMAGPALVAGQVFEIDDGAGGHHHRDIARAAGAAQGRQPMVVTVPHWGLRAAAGVATAAARLRGRLPTLSFDRAGYLAHDWCADAAPLRAAVPWTPRFALREGMADTARWYSEAGWL
- a CDS encoding acyl carrier protein translates to MTEILPRLYELIEPFNKKGIALTPSTSFADDLELDSLTVMDLVANIEDEWDINMPLNLLPDLETIGQLDEAVGRLKA
- the spt gene encoding serine palmitoyltransferase; protein product: MVRNHVDLLDKFDGYRGEHQALIDAGLNDPFGVVMERVLGPTRAVIRGRETILVGTYNYMGMTFDPDVIAAGEAALRDFGAGSTGSRVLNGTFAGHIGVEDALRDFYGMAHAMVFSTGYQANLGIVSTLTGKGDYIVLDADSHASIYDGCKLGNAEVVRFRHNNADDLDKRLGRLPAGAGKLVILEGVYSMLGDVAPLPDLVAAARRHGATVMVDEAHAMGFFGEHGRGVYEEQGVADDVDFVVGTFSKSVGTVGGFCVSNHPKFEILRLVCNPYRFTASLPPAVVACAEASIRKLMTAREKRERLWANSRALHAGLVAAGFRMATEHCESAIIAVLMPDQESTAAMWSRLLDLGIYCNMSRPPATPAGVYLLRCSLSAEHSIGEVETIVDRFVTARAM
- a CDS encoding Crp/Fnr family transcriptional regulator; the protein is MSGEGSAAIEAAVDVVSRQGWLAACPAPFRLWMVERLEWRRYPAGSGITHAGDTEGALYCVGSGQMMFVSGISAADIGIGHFGLPGSWWGQAPVMNGKRMGSATAYGDSLFGALRRPALLARLAEHPAEWQCMMIGMTEIFTTTAGAHSDLLISSSVRRVAATILRLGGWRHRLFKVDPPASFLCTHEQLAGAAALSRNTVGKHIRAFEEAGLIDARYGSIAILDRRGLRAIVEREQG